The Candidatus Limnocylindrales bacterium genome has a segment encoding these proteins:
- a CDS encoding alpha/beta hydrolase, with amino-acid sequence MTEPTRIELDANGIHFCALAMGEGPLLLCLHGFPDDARTWRHQMPVFAKAGYRVVAPFMRGYAPTSASPTGTYQTAALGHDVAALIEALSPDGQAVVFGHDWGALAAYGGALLAPGRIRKLITAAVPYGPQVQMAFTTSYAQQKRSWYMFFFQTFLAEMAVVHDDLRFIRNLWHDWSPEWKFTEADIAPVLETLSAPGVLEAALGYYRCTFNPALQDPSLASDQMRIGLEPIDVPTLYIHGRGDGCMGVEVAEGMEGSFLRGFSMAVIDGAGHFVHCEKPDDVNGRVLRFLSE; translated from the coding sequence ATGACCGAGCCGACCAGGATCGAGCTGGACGCCAACGGCATCCACTTCTGCGCGCTTGCGATGGGCGAGGGGCCGCTGCTGCTGTGCCTGCACGGCTTTCCCGACGACGCACGCACGTGGCGCCACCAGATGCCGGTGTTCGCGAAGGCCGGCTACCGCGTCGTTGCGCCGTTCATGCGCGGCTATGCGCCGACATCGGCGTCGCCGACCGGCACGTACCAGACGGCGGCGCTCGGCCATGACGTCGCTGCGCTCATCGAAGCGCTGTCGCCGGACGGCCAGGCGGTGGTCTTCGGGCACGACTGGGGCGCTCTGGCCGCGTACGGCGGAGCGCTGCTCGCGCCCGGGCGCATCCGCAAGCTGATCACGGCCGCGGTTCCGTACGGCCCGCAGGTCCAGATGGCGTTCACGACCAGCTACGCGCAGCAGAAACGCTCGTGGTACATGTTCTTCTTCCAGACGTTCCTGGCCGAAATGGCGGTCGTCCATGACGACCTGCGCTTCATCCGCAACCTCTGGCACGACTGGTCGCCGGAGTGGAAGTTCACCGAAGCCGACATCGCGCCGGTGCTCGAAACGCTTTCGGCGCCAGGCGTCCTCGAAGCGGCGCTCGGCTACTACCGCTGCACGTTCAATCCGGCGCTGCAGGACCCGTCGCTCGCGTCCGACCAGATGCGGATCGGCCTCGAGCCGATCGACGTACCGACCCTGTACATTCACGGAAGAGGCGACGGCTGCATGGGCGTCGAGGTTGCCGAAGGAATGGAGGGCTCGTTCCTTCGAGGATTCTCGATGGCGGTCATCGACGGCGCAGGACACTTCGTCCATTGCGAGAAGCCGGATGACGTAAACGGTCGGGTTTTAAGGTTTTTGAGCGAGTGA
- a CDS encoding glycosyltransferase family 9 protein, with amino-acid sequence MPTPKRILVARLGAIGDCLRVLPAVVRLRAAFPDAEIGWVIGDLARPLFEGHPAIDRLHVVRRHEMKGGPLAALGELRRVGGELAAVRYDVAIDFHTRLKSGVLAFASRAPRRIGFDRKSGGEANFLFTNEHVRLEDHYENRVLRFQRLLVPLGLECSPRATGIEAALWIPPAAAAVGARIYEEAGRPEVAIFAATSGARSYDRWPAERWRDVASRLADANVRSMVLWGPGEMEMAGAIAGGTGGCAVAPPTTLAEMMALLGHFRLYVGSNTAALHMAWMQKVASVVLVGGRPWRTDRPLAPVPSIMLSAGGAEPSRKLRGTAAQRAIEGVEVDEVVAAALKLLAP; translated from the coding sequence ATGCCGACACCCAAACGGATCCTGGTCGCAAGGCTCGGTGCAATCGGCGACTGCCTGAGGGTTCTTCCCGCCGTCGTCCGCCTGCGCGCCGCGTTTCCCGATGCGGAAATCGGCTGGGTCATCGGGGACCTTGCGCGGCCGCTTTTCGAAGGTCACCCGGCAATCGACCGGCTCCACGTCGTGCGCAGGCATGAAATGAAGGGCGGCCCGCTGGCGGCACTCGGCGAGTTGCGGCGCGTGGGCGGCGAGCTCGCGGCCGTGCGCTACGACGTCGCGATCGACTTTCACACGCGGCTGAAAAGCGGGGTGCTTGCGTTCGCCAGCCGCGCGCCGCGCCGGATCGGCTTCGACCGAAAGTCCGGTGGAGAAGCAAACTTTCTGTTTACCAATGAGCACGTAAGGCTTGAGGACCACTACGAAAATCGAGTGCTGCGATTTCAGCGGCTCCTGGTCCCGCTGGGGCTCGAATGCAGTCCGCGCGCGACCGGCATCGAGGCCGCCCTATGGATACCGCCGGCCGCCGCGGCAGTTGGCGCCCGCATCTATGAGGAGGCCGGCCGACCCGAGGTCGCGATCTTTGCAGCCACCAGCGGAGCGCGATCGTACGACCGCTGGCCGGCCGAACGCTGGCGCGACGTCGCCAGCCGCCTCGCCGATGCGAACGTGCGGTCGATGGTCCTCTGGGGCCCGGGCGAGATGGAGATGGCCGGCGCGATCGCCGGCGGGACCGGCGGGTGCGCGGTCGCACCGCCGACGACGCTCGCCGAGATGATGGCCCTGCTCGGACACTTCCGGCTGTACGTGGGAAGCAATACGGCGGCGCTTCACATGGCCTGGATGCAGAAGGTTGCGTCGGTCGTGCTGGTCGGCGGCCGGCCGTGGCGCACCGATCGGCCGCTCGCGCCGGTGCCGTCGATCATGCTGTCGGCCGGTGGGGCCGAGCCTTCGCGCAAGCTTCGGGGAACGGCGGCACAACGCGCGATCGAAGGAGTCGAGGTGGACGAAGTCGTGGCCGCTGCATTGAAGTTGCTCGCCCCGTAA
- a CDS encoding DUF4254 domain-containing protein, producing the protein MELSASDIVALHDLAPARQSPQSSDAIAAAPADVLPSGDLRALVEAGHAANCAIWHLEDQARRRDVDDARIAAIKRAIDPWNQRRNDLMEAIDAEILAGYANVDLRSSELHSETAGMMIDRLSILALRIHNLDAVASAASADADREVELECRAKAKVLRGQRSDLAACLARLLDDFAAGRRHFKLYRQMKTYNDQRLNPALRAAAARMKAGAGGTGGNQ; encoded by the coding sequence ATGGAGCTTTCGGCGTCCGACATTGTTGCGCTGCACGACCTCGCGCCCGCCCGCCAGAGTCCTCAGTCGTCGGACGCCATTGCTGCGGCGCCTGCGGATGTGCTCCCGTCGGGCGATCTTCGCGCGCTCGTCGAGGCCGGGCATGCCGCCAACTGCGCGATCTGGCATCTCGAAGACCAGGCACGCCGCCGCGACGTGGATGATGCGCGCATTGCCGCGATCAAGCGCGCGATCGATCCGTGGAACCAGCGGCGCAACGATCTGATGGAAGCGATCGATGCGGAGATCCTCGCGGGCTACGCGAACGTCGACCTGCGAAGCTCCGAGCTTCATTCGGAAACCGCGGGGATGATGATCGATCGCTTGAGCATCCTTGCGCTCAGGATTCACAACCTCGACGCGGTTGCTTCGGCGGCGTCGGCCGACGCCGATCGCGAGGTCGAGCTCGAATGCCGCGCAAAGGCGAAGGTGCTGCGCGGGCAGCGCAGCGATCTTGCCGCGTGCCTCGCGCGGCTGCTCGACGACTTCGCGGCCGGCCGCCGCCACTTCAAGCTCTACCGTCAGATGAAAACGTACAACGACCAGCGCCTGAACCCCGCGCTTCGTGCCGCCGCCGCGCGCATGAAAGCCGGAGCAGGTGGAACGGGAGGGAACCAATGA